One stretch of Clavibacter californiensis DNA includes these proteins:
- the miaB gene encoding tRNA (N6-isopentenyl adenosine(37)-C2)-methylthiotransferase MiaB — MSSLAEHVRDTPPAAERPRTYEVRTYGCQMNVHDSERLTGSLEAAGYVSAEGAEADIVVINTCAVRENADNKLYGNLGHLAGVKRRHEGMQIAVGGCLAQKDRATVLEKAPWVDVVFGTHNMGALPTLLERARHNGEAQLEILESLETFPSTLPTKRDEIASGWVSISVGCNNTCTFCIVPALRGKEKDRRPGDILAEIQALVDDGAVEVTLLGQNVNSYGVEFGDRQAFGKLLRAAGDIAGLERIRFTSPHPAAFTDDVIDAMAETPAVTPQLHMPLQSGSDRVLKAMRRSYRSERFLGILDRVRTRIPDAAITTDIIVGFPGETEEDFQETLRVVEAARFSSAFTFQYSIRPGTPAASMEEQVPADVVKERYGRLTALQERISHEENQRVVGRTVEVLVSAHEGRKDGDTRRVTGRAQDGRLVHLDVPAGSGEPRPGDAVEVEITRAAPFHLIADSVDQAPLRIRRTRAGDAWERAQADSCGVPVPAAGTSAGGAPRVSLGLPSLRVPTIASAGAVDGSAHPRHRA, encoded by the coding sequence ATGAGCAGCCTCGCCGAGCACGTCCGCGACACCCCGCCCGCAGCTGAGCGGCCCCGGACGTACGAGGTCCGCACCTACGGGTGTCAGATGAACGTGCACGACTCGGAGCGGCTCACGGGCTCCCTCGAGGCCGCCGGTTACGTGTCGGCCGAGGGTGCCGAGGCCGACATCGTCGTCATCAACACCTGTGCCGTCCGCGAGAACGCGGACAACAAGCTCTACGGGAACCTGGGCCACCTCGCCGGTGTGAAGCGCCGGCATGAGGGCATGCAGATCGCCGTCGGCGGATGCCTCGCGCAGAAGGACCGGGCGACCGTCCTCGAGAAGGCGCCCTGGGTCGACGTCGTCTTCGGCACCCACAACATGGGCGCGCTGCCGACTCTGCTCGAGCGTGCGCGGCACAACGGCGAGGCGCAGCTCGAGATCCTGGAGAGCCTCGAGACGTTCCCGTCCACCCTGCCCACGAAGCGCGACGAGATCGCGAGCGGGTGGGTGTCCATCTCGGTCGGATGCAACAACACCTGCACGTTCTGCATCGTGCCCGCCCTCCGCGGCAAGGAGAAGGACCGACGGCCGGGGGACATCCTCGCCGAGATCCAGGCGCTCGTGGACGACGGCGCCGTCGAGGTCACGCTGCTCGGCCAGAACGTCAACTCCTACGGCGTCGAGTTCGGCGACCGGCAGGCGTTCGGCAAGCTGCTCCGCGCCGCGGGCGACATCGCGGGCCTCGAGCGCATCCGCTTCACGAGCCCGCATCCGGCCGCCTTCACCGACGACGTGATCGACGCGATGGCCGAGACGCCGGCGGTGACGCCGCAGCTGCACATGCCGCTGCAGTCCGGATCCGATCGCGTCCTCAAGGCGATGCGCCGGTCGTACCGGTCCGAGCGCTTCCTCGGGATCCTCGACCGCGTACGCACGCGGATCCCCGACGCGGCGATCACGACCGACATCATCGTCGGCTTCCCCGGCGAGACGGAGGAGGACTTCCAGGAGACCCTCCGCGTCGTCGAGGCCGCCCGCTTCTCCTCCGCGTTCACGTTCCAGTACTCCATCCGCCCCGGGACCCCGGCCGCGAGCATGGAGGAGCAGGTGCCCGCCGATGTGGTGAAGGAGCGCTACGGGCGCCTCACCGCGCTGCAGGAGCGCATCAGCCACGAGGAGAACCAGCGTGTCGTCGGCCGCACGGTGGAGGTGCTCGTCAGCGCCCACGAGGGCCGCAAGGACGGCGACACCCGTCGGGTCACCGGGCGCGCGCAGGACGGCCGCCTCGTCCACCTCGACGTGCCTGCGGGCAGCGGCGAGCCGCGGCCCGGCGACGCGGTCGAGGTCGAGATCACCCGGGCTGCGCCGTTCCACCTCATCGCGGACTCGGTCGACCAGGCCCCGCTGCGCATCCGCCGCACCCGAGCGGGCGACGCGTGGGAGCGCGCACAGGCCGACTCCTGCGGCGTGCCCGTCCCGGCGGCGGGGACCAGCGCGGGCGGTGCGCCGCGCGTCTCGCTCGGGCTGCCCTCGCTCCGCGTGCCGACGATCGCATCCGCCGGCGCGGTCGACGGGTCCGCGCACCCGCGCCACCGCGCGTGA
- the hisH gene encoding imidazole glycerol phosphate synthase subunit HisH, whose protein sequence is MTRPSVVVLDYGSGNVHSAVKALELAGADVELTGDPKRAHEADGLLVPGVGAFSAVMTALRAAGGDRVVDRRLAGGRPVLGICVGMQVMFDRGVEREVDVAGLGEWPGTVERIESDVLPHMGWNTVDVPEGSALFAGLEEERFYFVHSYAARTWGIDPLPPLPAPRVTWATHGERFVAAVENGPLSATQFHPEKSGAAGIRLLANWLGTLRAA, encoded by the coding sequence GTGACGCGGCCCTCCGTCGTCGTCCTCGACTACGGGAGCGGCAACGTCCACTCCGCCGTCAAGGCGCTCGAGCTGGCCGGCGCCGATGTCGAGCTGACGGGCGACCCGAAGCGGGCGCACGAGGCCGACGGCCTCCTCGTCCCCGGCGTCGGGGCGTTCTCCGCCGTGATGACGGCGCTGCGGGCGGCCGGCGGCGACCGGGTCGTCGATCGCCGTCTGGCGGGAGGCCGACCGGTTCTGGGCATCTGCGTCGGCATGCAGGTCATGTTCGACCGCGGCGTCGAGCGCGAGGTCGACGTGGCCGGCCTGGGGGAGTGGCCCGGCACGGTCGAGCGGATCGAGTCGGACGTGCTCCCGCACATGGGCTGGAACACGGTCGACGTGCCCGAGGGGTCGGCGCTGTTCGCGGGCCTCGAGGAGGAGCGCTTCTACTTCGTGCACTCGTACGCCGCGCGCACGTGGGGGATCGACCCGCTCCCGCCGCTGCCCGCGCCCCGCGTCACCTGGGCCACGCACGGAGAGCGGTTCGTCGCCGCCGTCGAGAACGGCCCGCTCTCCGCCACGCAGTTCCATCCCGAGAAGTCGGGCGCGGCCGGGATCCGGCTGCTCGCGAACTGGCTCGGCACGCTCCGCGCCGCCTGA
- the hflX gene encoding GTPase HflX, with protein sequence MTTHDEHDHEPADTTTASTENTDRDDVVARVLARAENRSAGYALFRGSGAQALSANPDAEQGSDGDQSERADRQALRRVPGLSTELEDVTEVEYRQLRLENVVLIGVYSQGSVDDAENSMRELAALAETAGAVVLDGLLQRRPTPDPSTYFGRGKAEELRALVAAVGADTVIADTELAPSQRRALEDVVKVKVIDRTAVILDIFSQHAKSREGKAQVELAQLQYLLPRLRGWGDSMSRQAGGQVGGAGAGMGSRGPGETKIELDRRRINTRMARLRKQIAAMKPARDTKRANRDRHSVPSVAIVGYTNAGKSSLLNRVTKAGVLVENALFATLDATVRKTETDQGQLYTLADTVGFVRNLPHQLVEAFRSTLEELADSDVLVHVVDASHPDPGAQLATVHEVIAEVDASSIPEIVVFNKSDLASDGERVVLRGLAPQGVFVSARTGEGVEELRRRIAELLPQPTIEVDLLVPFEHGEVVSMLHDGAKVLETSYVEEGTRVRALVTAEQQAQVQAYSVVPTA encoded by the coding sequence ATGACAACGCACGACGAGCACGACCACGAGCCCGCGGACACGACGACGGCGTCCACCGAGAACACCGACCGGGACGACGTCGTCGCGCGCGTCCTCGCCCGAGCGGAGAACCGGTCAGCCGGCTACGCGCTCTTCCGCGGGTCCGGCGCACAGGCCCTGTCCGCGAACCCCGACGCCGAGCAGGGATCGGACGGCGACCAGAGCGAGCGCGCCGACCGCCAGGCTCTCCGCCGGGTCCCCGGCCTCTCCACCGAGCTCGAGGACGTCACCGAGGTCGAGTACCGGCAGCTGCGCCTCGAGAACGTCGTGCTCATCGGCGTGTACTCGCAGGGATCCGTCGACGACGCCGAGAACAGCATGCGCGAGCTCGCGGCCCTCGCGGAGACCGCGGGCGCCGTCGTCCTCGACGGCCTGCTCCAACGCCGTCCCACGCCGGATCCCAGCACCTACTTCGGCCGCGGCAAGGCCGAGGAGCTGCGCGCGCTCGTGGCGGCGGTCGGCGCGGACACCGTCATCGCGGACACCGAGCTGGCCCCGAGCCAGCGGCGTGCGCTCGAGGACGTGGTGAAGGTCAAGGTCATCGACCGCACCGCGGTCATCCTCGACATCTTCAGCCAGCACGCCAAGAGCCGCGAGGGCAAGGCGCAGGTCGAGCTCGCGCAGCTGCAGTACCTCCTCCCGCGCCTCCGCGGCTGGGGCGACTCGATGTCGCGCCAGGCAGGTGGCCAGGTCGGCGGCGCGGGCGCGGGCATGGGATCGCGCGGTCCAGGTGAGACCAAGATCGAGCTCGACCGCCGGCGCATCAACACGCGCATGGCGCGTCTCCGCAAGCAGATCGCCGCGATGAAGCCCGCGCGCGACACGAAGCGCGCCAACCGCGACCGGCACTCGGTGCCCTCGGTCGCGATCGTCGGGTACACGAACGCCGGGAAGTCGTCGCTGCTCAACCGCGTCACGAAGGCCGGCGTGCTCGTCGAGAACGCGCTCTTCGCGACCCTGGATGCGACCGTGCGCAAGACCGAGACGGACCAGGGGCAGCTCTACACGCTGGCCGACACCGTCGGCTTCGTGCGCAACCTGCCGCACCAGCTGGTCGAGGCCTTCCGCTCGACGCTCGAGGAGCTCGCCGACTCGGACGTGCTCGTGCACGTAGTCGACGCCTCGCACCCGGATCCCGGCGCCCAGCTCGCGACCGTGCACGAGGTCATCGCGGAGGTGGACGCATCCTCCATCCCCGAGATCGTCGTGTTCAACAAGAGCGACCTCGCCTCCGACGGCGAGCGCGTCGTGCTCCGCGGCCTCGCGCCGCAGGGCGTCTTCGTCTCGGCCCGCACGGGCGAGGGGGTCGAGGAGCTGCGTCGCCGGATCGCGGAGCTGCTGCCGCAGCCGACCATCGAGGTCGACCTCCTGGTGCCGTTCGAGCACGGTGAGGTCGTCTCCATGCTCCACGACGGCGCGAAGGTGCTCGAGACCTCGTACGTCGAGGAGGGCACGCGCGTGCGCGCCCTCGTGACCGCCGAGCAGCAGGCGCAGGTCCAGGCGTACTCGGTGGTGCCCACAGCCTGA
- the miaA gene encoding tRNA (adenosine(37)-N6)-dimethylallyltransferase MiaA has protein sequence MIPIVAVVGATGTGKSGLSLDIADRLRSQGRAAEIVNADAMQLYRGMDIGTAKLPEAERRDVPHHMLDVLDVTAEATVAAYQEEARGVISGILERGAVPILVGGSGLYVSSVLFDYEFPGTDPEIRQRLERELAETGPGMLHRRLRELDPAAAQRIGAHNGRRLVRALEVVEITGPQPERASAEPRPWHPARILALTLPREELVPRLDARVSGMWADGLVGEVAGLLPAGLADGVTASRAIGYAQAARQLAGELTEEDAMEETRALTRRYARRQVSWFGRYADAVRLDARDERLLEHALDVLPAARP, from the coding sequence GTGATCCCGATCGTCGCGGTCGTCGGCGCCACCGGGACGGGCAAGTCCGGGCTGTCCCTCGACATCGCGGATCGGCTGCGGTCGCAGGGTCGCGCTGCGGAGATCGTCAACGCCGACGCCATGCAGCTGTACCGCGGCATGGACATCGGCACGGCCAAGCTGCCGGAGGCCGAGCGCCGTGATGTGCCGCACCACATGCTCGACGTCCTCGACGTGACCGCCGAGGCGACCGTGGCCGCGTACCAGGAGGAGGCGCGCGGGGTGATCTCCGGCATCCTCGAACGCGGGGCGGTCCCGATCCTCGTCGGAGGATCCGGGCTCTACGTCTCGTCTGTCCTGTTCGACTACGAGTTCCCCGGCACGGATCCCGAGATCCGACAGCGCCTGGAGCGGGAGCTCGCGGAGACCGGGCCGGGCATGCTCCACCGACGCCTCCGGGAGCTCGACCCGGCCGCAGCCCAGCGGATCGGCGCGCACAACGGGCGGCGCCTCGTGCGCGCGCTGGAGGTCGTCGAGATCACTGGTCCGCAGCCGGAGCGCGCGTCCGCCGAGCCGCGCCCGTGGCATCCCGCGCGGATCCTGGCGCTCACGCTGCCGCGCGAGGAGCTCGTGCCGCGGCTCGACGCCCGCGTGTCCGGCATGTGGGCAGACGGCCTCGTCGGCGAAGTCGCCGGGCTGCTGCCCGCGGGGCTCGCGGACGGCGTCACCGCGTCCCGCGCCATCGGCTACGCGCAGGCGGCGCGGCAGCTCGCGGGGGAGCTCACCGAGGAGGATGCGATGGAGGAGACGCGTGCGCTCACCCGTCGCTACGCGCGGCGGCAGGTGTCGTGGTTCGGTCGCTACGCCGACGCGGTGCGGCTCGACGCGCGCGACGAACGGCTCCTCGAGCACGCGCTCGACGTCCTCCCGGCGGCGCGCCCCTAG
- a CDS encoding regulatory protein RecX, producing the protein MVRFPSENEQGTGPGPDEIAPVASLAARRSRREAARPIVEPASPVEEPPASQVAPTHPARGRTVTEVDGIVTIGAAVDASEAGRALAAQERIAEARRVLAEAEAHAARGSADAPAAFPEGPQSEPVSADDPTPAAWRAEQERTARARAKAEQDEAYRKDMLRLEEDRVEDERREAEAEEERAAERTPERQRRRADNVLANRLRGRGLSLAEAREVLDGAEIDADIAEETLARYVSLQYIDEAALAEQILHTHLDRKGLGRRSVEMEMRRRKLDPLVIEEAMAEQPDEELARATEVAMKRVGQLSSYDDETAERRLTSFLMRRGYGGGIVREAAKAALATRRGSSRVRFR; encoded by the coding sequence ATGGTCAGATTCCCCTCCGAGAACGAGCAGGGCACGGGCCCCGGGCCCGACGAGATCGCGCCCGTCGCCTCACTCGCCGCGCGGCGTTCGCGTCGAGAGGCAGCCCGGCCGATCGTCGAGCCCGCGTCGCCCGTCGAGGAGCCGCCCGCATCTCAGGTCGCGCCGACGCATCCCGCGCGCGGTCGGACGGTCACCGAGGTGGACGGCATCGTCACGATCGGCGCCGCCGTGGACGCGTCGGAAGCCGGTCGCGCGCTCGCGGCGCAGGAGCGCATCGCGGAGGCGAGGCGAGTCCTCGCCGAGGCCGAGGCCCACGCCGCACGAGGGTCAGCGGACGCGCCTGCCGCGTTCCCCGAGGGGCCGCAGTCCGAGCCGGTGTCCGCGGACGACCCGACCCCCGCTGCATGGCGCGCCGAGCAGGAGCGCACCGCGCGTGCGCGCGCCAAGGCGGAGCAGGACGAGGCGTACCGGAAGGACATGCTCCGGCTCGAGGAGGACCGCGTCGAGGACGAGCGTCGCGAGGCGGAAGCCGAGGAGGAGCGGGCGGCCGAGCGGACGCCCGAGCGCCAGCGGCGTCGGGCGGACAACGTCCTCGCCAATCGCCTGCGCGGTCGAGGGCTCTCGCTCGCCGAGGCGCGCGAGGTGCTCGACGGCGCGGAGATCGACGCGGACATCGCGGAGGAGACGCTCGCCAGGTACGTCTCCCTGCAGTACATCGACGAGGCCGCGCTGGCGGAGCAGATCCTGCACACGCACCTCGATCGCAAGGGCCTCGGCCGGCGATCGGTCGAGATGGAGATGCGCCGCCGCAAGCTCGATCCCCTCGTCATCGAGGAGGCGATGGCCGAGCAGCCCGACGAGGAGCTCGCTCGCGCCACCGAGGTCGCGATGAAGCGCGTGGGTCAGCTCTCGTCGTACGACGACGAGACGGCCGAGCGGCGCCTGACGTCGTTCCTGATGCGCCGCGGCTACGGGGGCGGCATCGTGCGCGAGGCCGCGAAGGCCGCGCTCGCCACCCGCCGCGGCTCGTCGCGGGTGCGCTTCCGCTGA
- the lexA gene encoding transcriptional repressor LexA, translating into MTDERAAGGGATRRRKSLSDKQISILEFIQRTIAGQGYPPSMREIGDAVGLASLSSVTHQLNQLELSGYLRRDPNRPRALEVLIDLPGTGAAESGEPSTPVGDAAMVPMVGRIAAGIPITAEQMVEEVFPLPRQLVGKGDLFMLRVVGDSMIDAAICDGDWVVVRQQKTAENGDIVAAMLDDEATVKVFRQRDGHTWLLPRNSAFEPILGDFAEVVGKVVAVMRSV; encoded by the coding sequence ATGACGGACGAGCGAGCGGCGGGAGGCGGCGCGACGAGGCGCCGCAAGAGCCTCAGCGACAAGCAGATCTCGATCCTGGAGTTCATCCAGCGCACCATCGCCGGCCAGGGCTACCCGCCGAGCATGCGCGAGATCGGCGACGCCGTCGGCCTCGCGTCGCTCTCCAGCGTCACGCACCAGCTCAACCAGCTCGAGCTCTCCGGCTACCTCCGCCGCGACCCGAACCGGCCGCGCGCCCTCGAGGTCCTCATCGACCTGCCCGGCACCGGCGCCGCGGAGAGCGGCGAGCCGTCGACACCCGTGGGCGACGCGGCCATGGTGCCCATGGTCGGCCGCATCGCCGCCGGCATCCCCATCACCGCCGAGCAGATGGTGGAGGAGGTCTTCCCCCTCCCCCGCCAGCTGGTCGGCAAGGGCGACCTCTTCATGCTGCGGGTCGTCGGCGACTCGATGATCGACGCGGCCATCTGCGACGGCGACTGGGTCGTCGTCCGCCAGCAGAAGACCGCGGAGAACGGCGACATCGTCGCGGCCATGCTCGACGACGAGGCCACGGTGAAGGTGTTCCGCCAGCGCGACGGCCACACCTGGCTGCTCCCCCGCAACAGCGCGTTCGAGCCCATCCTCGGCGACTTCGCCGAGGTCGTCGGCAAGGTCGTGGCGGTCATGCGCTCCGTCTGA
- a CDS encoding class I SAM-dependent methyltransferase, whose translation MADAHYFSPSPAGPLRTRTITVELGGRTVEVETAGGVFSPEHVDQGSLVLLRNVPEPPAEGHLLDVGCGWGPVALDLAMRSPAATVWAVDVNERALALTRANAESLGLENVNAVLPEDVPAHLEFSTVWSNPPIRVGKEALHGILLDWMPRLAPGADAWLVVQRNLGSDSLQRWLVDALPAGLETTRAASDKGFRVLRVHRADAGSGS comes from the coding sequence ATGGCCGACGCGCACTACTTCTCCCCGTCGCCGGCCGGCCCCCTGCGCACGCGCACGATCACGGTCGAGCTCGGCGGACGCACGGTGGAGGTCGAGACCGCCGGCGGCGTCTTCAGCCCCGAGCACGTCGACCAGGGCTCGCTGGTGCTGCTGCGCAACGTCCCGGAGCCCCCTGCGGAGGGACATCTGCTTGACGTGGGCTGCGGCTGGGGTCCCGTCGCGCTCGATCTGGCGATGCGGTCGCCGGCGGCCACCGTCTGGGCGGTCGACGTGAACGAGCGGGCGCTCGCGCTGACGCGGGCGAACGCCGAGTCCCTCGGCCTCGAGAACGTCAACGCCGTGCTGCCCGAGGACGTCCCCGCGCACCTCGAGTTCTCCACGGTCTGGTCGAACCCGCCGATCCGCGTCGGGAAGGAGGCGCTGCACGGCATCCTGCTCGACTGGATGCCGCGTCTCGCCCCTGGCGCGGACGCCTGGCTCGTGGTGCAGCGCAACCTCGGATCCGACTCGCTGCAGCGCTGGCTGGTCGATGCGCTGCCCGCGGGCCTCGAGACGACGCGCGCCGCGTCCGACAAGGGCTTCCGGGTGCTGCGGGTCCACCGCGCCGACGCCGGCTCGGGCTCCTAG
- the recA gene encoding recombinase RecA, giving the protein MASSADREKSLETALAQIDRQFGKGSVMRLGSDERAPVAVIPTGSVALDVALGIGGLPRGRIVEIYGPESSGKTTLTLHAIANAQRAGGIAAFIDAEHALDPEYAKKLGVDIDALLVSQPDTGEQALEIADMLVRSGSIDLVVIDSVAALVPRAEIEGEMGDSHVGLQARLMSQALRKLTGGLNQTQTTMIFINQLREKIGVFFGSPETTAGGKALKFYASVRLDIRRIETLKDGTDAVGNRTRVKVVKNKMAPPFKQAEFDILYGTGISREGSLIDFGVEHEIVRKSGAWYTYDGDQLGQGKENSRKHLLNNPEIAAEIEQKIKVKLGLVKDPNAVADAPADSAPAPVAAVAPKASARKSA; this is encoded by the coding sequence ATGGCATCATCGGCAGACCGCGAGAAGTCACTCGAGACCGCGCTCGCACAGATCGACCGGCAGTTCGGCAAGGGCTCGGTCATGCGGCTGGGCAGCGACGAGCGCGCCCCCGTCGCCGTCATCCCCACCGGCTCCGTCGCGCTGGATGTGGCGCTCGGCATCGGCGGGCTCCCGCGCGGCCGCATCGTCGAGATCTACGGCCCGGAGTCCTCGGGAAAGACCACGCTCACGCTGCACGCCATCGCCAACGCTCAGCGCGCCGGCGGCATCGCGGCGTTCATCGACGCGGAGCACGCGCTCGACCCGGAGTACGCGAAGAAGCTCGGCGTCGACATCGACGCGCTCCTCGTCTCCCAGCCCGACACGGGTGAGCAGGCCCTCGAGATCGCCGACATGCTCGTGCGCTCGGGCTCCATAGACCTCGTCGTCATCGACTCCGTCGCGGCGCTCGTGCCCCGTGCGGAGATCGAGGGCGAGATGGGCGACTCGCACGTCGGCCTCCAGGCGCGCCTCATGTCGCAGGCGCTCCGCAAGCTCACCGGTGGGCTCAACCAGACGCAGACCACCATGATCTTCATCAACCAGCTGCGCGAGAAGATCGGCGTGTTCTTCGGCAGCCCCGAGACCACGGCTGGCGGCAAGGCGCTGAAGTTCTACGCCTCCGTCCGCCTCGACATCCGCCGCATCGAGACACTGAAGGACGGCACCGACGCGGTCGGCAACCGCACGCGCGTCAAGGTCGTCAAGAACAAGATGGCACCGCCCTTCAAGCAGGCCGAGTTCGACATCCTCTACGGCACCGGCATCTCCCGCGAGGGCAGCCTCATCGACTTCGGCGTCGAGCACGAGATCGTCCGCAAGTCGGGCGCCTGGTACACCTACGACGGCGACCAGCTGGGCCAGGGCAAGGAGAACTCGCGCAAGCACCTCCTGAACAACCCGGAGATCGCCGCCGAGATCGAGCAGAAGATCAAGGTCAAGCTCGGCCTCGTGAAGGACCCGAACGCAGTCGCCGACGCCCCCGCGGATTCGGCTCCCGCGCCGGTCGCCGCCGTCGCGCCGAAGGCCTCGGCCCGCAAGAGCGCCTGA
- the priA gene encoding bifunctional 1-(5-phosphoribosyl)-5-((5-phosphoribosylamino)methylideneamino)imidazole-4-carboxamide isomerase/phosphoribosylanthranilate isomerase PriA, translated as MSEFTSTPRLTLLPAVDVAGGQAVRLTQGAAGTETGYGDPVDAARDWAEQGAEWLHLVDLDAAFGRGDNLSVISRVIRAIDGVQIELSGGIRDDRSLDVALESGATRINLGTAALENPEWAASVIAQHGEAVAVGLDVRGRTLSARGWTQDGGDIWEVLERLEDAGCARYVVTDVTKDGTLQGPNLQLLRDVLERTERPVVASGGVSSLDDIQALRELVPLGLEGAIVGKALYAGAFTLGEALDVAGER; from the coding sequence ATGAGCGAGTTCACCAGCACCCCCCGCCTGACCCTGCTGCCCGCCGTCGACGTGGCGGGAGGCCAGGCCGTCCGCCTCACGCAGGGCGCGGCCGGCACCGAGACCGGCTACGGCGATCCCGTCGACGCCGCCCGCGACTGGGCGGAGCAGGGCGCCGAGTGGCTGCACCTCGTCGATCTCGACGCCGCGTTCGGCCGCGGGGACAACCTGTCGGTGATCTCCCGTGTGATCCGCGCCATCGACGGCGTGCAGATCGAGCTGTCCGGCGGGATCCGGGACGACCGCTCGCTCGACGTGGCGCTCGAGAGCGGCGCGACGCGCATCAACCTCGGCACCGCCGCGCTGGAGAACCCCGAGTGGGCGGCCAGCGTCATCGCCCAGCACGGCGAGGCCGTGGCGGTCGGGCTGGACGTCCGCGGCCGCACCCTCTCCGCGCGCGGTTGGACGCAGGACGGGGGCGACATCTGGGAGGTCCTCGAGCGCCTCGAGGATGCCGGGTGCGCGCGCTACGTCGTCACCGACGTCACGAAGGACGGCACGCTCCAGGGCCCGAACCTGCAGCTGCTGCGGGACGTGCTCGAGCGCACCGAGCGTCCGGTCGTCGCCTCGGGCGGCGTCTCGAGCCTCGACGACATCCAGGCTCTCCGCGAGCTCGTGCCGCTCGGCCTGGAGGGCGCCATCGTCGGCAAGGCCCTCTACGCCGGCGCGTTCACGCTCGGCGAGGCGCTCGACGTCGCCGGGGAGCGATGA
- the hisB gene encoding imidazoleglycerol-phosphate dehydratase HisB, with protein MSTLARTAHVTRQTSESTIDLQLDLDGTGASEISTSVPFYDHMLTAFAKHSLTDLKVTATGDTHIDVHHTVEDVGIVLGQAIREALGDKSGIARFGDALVPLDEALVQSVVDISGRPFLVHSGEPAGFEMHLIGGHFTGSMVRHVFEAITFHAGLTVHVTVLGGRDPHHIAEAEFKSFARAFRLAKELDPRVSGIPSTKGAL; from the coding sequence ATGAGCACCCTCGCGCGCACCGCGCACGTCACGCGGCAGACCAGCGAGTCCACCATCGACCTCCAGCTCGACCTCGACGGCACAGGCGCCTCCGAGATCAGCACGTCGGTGCCGTTCTACGACCACATGCTCACCGCCTTCGCGAAGCACTCCCTCACCGACCTCAAGGTCACCGCCACGGGCGACACGCACATCGACGTGCACCACACCGTGGAGGACGTCGGGATCGTCCTCGGGCAGGCCATCCGCGAGGCGCTCGGAGACAAGTCCGGCATCGCCCGCTTCGGCGACGCGCTCGTCCCGCTCGACGAGGCCCTGGTGCAGTCGGTCGTCGACATCTCCGGCCGTCCGTTCCTCGTGCACTCGGGTGAGCCCGCCGGCTTCGAGATGCACCTCATCGGCGGCCACTTCACCGGATCCATGGTCCGCCACGTCTTCGAGGCCATCACCTTCCACGCCGGCCTCACCGTCCACGTCACCGTGCTCGGCGGGCGCGACCCGCACCACATCGCCGAGGCCGAGTTCAAGTCCTTCGCGCGCGCGTTCCGTCTCGCCAAGGAGCTCGACCCTCGCGTCTCCGGCATCCCGTCCACGAAGGGCGCGCTGTGA
- the dapF gene encoding diaminopimelate epimerase, whose amino-acid sequence MADLQFTKGQGTGNDFVLFADPAGEIDLTDTQVQALCDRHFGIGADGTIRAVLSSRIPEGRAALDEDPDAEWFMDYRNVDGSPAEMCGNGIRVFTLFLIENGLIELPPGRTIPIGTRAGVRDVQRSGSGFQVDLGRWELAGGEPLVRAKDLQVARPGLGIDVGNPHVVVALSSEDELAEADLAFVPQLDPEPSAGANVELVVPADPLVVDGVGHITMRVHERGSGETLSCGTGAAAAALATRHWAGAAAPHQWRVQLPGGALGVRMFPTEDGEHVGLSGPAELVFDGVVTLA is encoded by the coding sequence ATGGCAGACCTGCAGTTCACCAAGGGCCAGGGCACGGGCAACGACTTCGTGCTGTTCGCGGATCCCGCGGGCGAGATCGACCTGACCGACACGCAGGTGCAGGCCCTCTGCGACCGCCACTTCGGCATCGGCGCCGACGGGACGATCCGCGCGGTGCTCTCGAGCCGCATCCCCGAGGGCCGCGCCGCCCTCGACGAGGATCCGGACGCCGAGTGGTTCATGGACTACCGCAACGTCGACGGCAGTCCCGCCGAGATGTGCGGGAACGGCATCCGCGTCTTCACGCTGTTCCTCATCGAGAACGGCCTCATCGAGCTGCCCCCGGGGCGCACGATCCCCATCGGCACCCGGGCCGGTGTCCGCGACGTCCAGCGCAGCGGATCCGGCTTCCAGGTCGACCTCGGCCGCTGGGAGCTGGCGGGCGGCGAGCCGCTGGTGCGGGCGAAGGACCTCCAGGTCGCGCGTCCGGGCCTCGGCATCGACGTCGGCAACCCGCACGTGGTGGTCGCGCTGTCGAGCGAGGACGAGCTCGCGGAGGCCGACCTCGCGTTCGTGCCGCAGCTGGATCCCGAGCCCTCCGCCGGCGCGAACGTCGAGCTGGTGGTGCCGGCGGATCCGCTCGTCGTCGACGGGGTGGGCCACATCACCATGCGCGTCCACGAGCGCGGGAGCGGCGAGACGCTGAGCTGCGGCACCGGCGCCGCGGCGGCGGCCCTCGCGACGCGGCACTGGGCGGGTGCCGCAGCACCGCACCAGTGGCGCGTCCAGCTGCCGGGCGGTGCGCTCGGCGTGCGCATGTTCCCGACCGAGGACGGCGAGCACGTGGGCCTCTCGGGACCGGCCGAGCTGGTCTTCGACGGCGTCGTGACGCTGGCCTGA